The following is a genomic window from bacterium.
GGAACGGCTCGGCTCGCGCGTGGACGCCAGCGCCGCGGCGGCGCGCGACGCAGCGGCGTCAGCAGCGCAGGCACGCTCGTTGGGGATCGGCGGGGTGGTCGCCGGCCTCGTCGGCATCGTCATCGGCGTTGGGGCCGCCCGCAGGCGCACGACGCGGTAGCATGCGCTGGATCGCCCGCTCCGCCCTCGCCCTTGGGGGGATGCTGTTGCTCGCATCCTCCGTCTTGGCGCATGCGTTGCTGCGCCAGTCGGACCCCGCGGGCGGAGCGGTGCTCCAGCACGCGCCCACCGCGGTGACGCTGGCGTTCACCGAGCAGCCGGAACCGACGCTGTCGATCGTGCACGTCCTCGATAGCACGGGGCGGCGCGTCGAGCGCAGTCCCGCACGCGCAGTACCCGGCCATGCGGCGGAGTTGGTGATCCCGCTTGGACCGCTCCCGCAGGGTGTATACACGGTGACCTGGCGGACGGTCTCCGCCGTGGACGGACACGTCACCGGCGGGGCCTTCGCCTTCGGTGTCGGACAATCTCCGTCCCAGGCCCCATCGGGCGGCCCCACGACCCCGCCGCCGTCAGTCGGCTACGTCGCCAGCCGGTGGGGTCTCTATCTGGGACTCGGCGCGCTGCTCGGCGCGGCGTGGGTCTGGACCGTCGCGTTCCGAGTGCCGCCCGCCCGGCCGTGGTTCCTGTGGGGAGCGTGGGGCCTGTGCGCGGCCGGCGTGATCGGTCTTGGATGGTCTCAGGCGTCCGACGCGGGCGTGGGAATCGGCCAGCTCCTCACGACCGACCTCGGTCGTGCCCTCTGGTGGCGAGCCGCGCCGATCGCCGTCGCCGGCGTGGCGGTCGCGGCCGCCGGGCGTACACGCGCACCGGGACGCCCGGTGCTGTGGATCGCCGGTGGGGCGGCGGCGGCGGCGATGCTCGCGCACGTACTGGCCGGGCATGCCGCAGCGGATGCCGCGCCCCCCTGGTGGTGGCCGAATGTCGCCGCGCAGTGGCTCCACTTCGCGGCGGTGGGCGGATGGATCTGCGGCCTCGCCGCGCTGCTCGTCGCGCTCCCCGGCGTGTCCGACGAGGAGGCAGGCCGGGCCGCCCGGCGGTTCTCGGCGGGCGCGTCGATCGCGCTGGCCGTGGTCGTCGCGACGGGCGTCTCCCGCGCAGTCTATGAGGTGCACTCATGGCAGGGCTTCCTGTCGACGCCATACGGCGAGGTCGTGGATCTCAAGGCGGCATTGCTGCTGGGGCTCGCCGCCCTGGGCGCCGTCAATCACTACCGGCACGTCCCCGCGGTCGCGCGCACACGGCGCGGCCTCCTGCGGATCGGAACATCGGAGGTCGCGCTTGGCGTGATCGTGCTCGCGGTGACCGCATATCTTACCGGCCTCGCGCCCGCACGCTCCGGGTTGGAGGGCGCGGTCCCACCAACGCCGCTTGTCGCGGACGGCCACGACTTTGCGACATCGGTGCGCCTGCGGTTGGAGACGATCCCCGGAACGGCCGGCGTGAACCACTTCACCGCGCGCGTGACCGATTACGACACCGGACGCCCGACGCACGCGTCCAAGGTGACGCTCACGTTCACCAAGCCGGACCGGCCTGACATCGGGCCGTCGACACTGGACCTCGGCCTGCGCGCGGACGGGACCTACCAGGCTGACGGCACGAACCTCTCGCTCGAGGGCCCGTGGACCATCACGGCGCTCGTCGCCCAGGGTCTGCGCTCGGTCGAGGTTCCGCTGTCGGTGACCGTGCGCAGTCAGCCGGAGACCGTGCGGACGATCGCGGCGCCCGGCCAGCCCACGCTGTATGACATTGATCTCTCGGGCGGCGTCACGCTTGGGACGTACCTCGACCCCGGCAAGCCGGGCTTCAACGAGGTACACGCGACGTTCACCGACGCGAGCGGCGCCGAGTTGCCCATCCCCCACCTCGCCACCATCACCGCGAGCCGGCCGGGACAGGCGCCCCACACGCTGCCCGTCAGACGCTTCAGCGCCGGGCACTTCATCGCGGACGCTACGTTGGCAGGCGGCACGTGGGAGCTGGAGTTCACCGCGACGCCTGCGGCCGGCGGAACGCTACAGGCACACTTGGAAGTCAAGGTCGGCCCCTGATTCGGGCGGAACCGAGGTCGTGGCGAGCGGTCCCCGAGGCTGGCGGGCCCTCACCGGCGAGGGGTTGCCCGGCGTCCGCCCTAGAAGAGGAAGATGATGAACGCAAAGCGCCTGACGGGTGCGGCGACCTGCGGTGCCACGGTGCGGTCCGTCGTCTCAGCGATCTCGCGGAGAGGAGCGGCGCAGGACCGCCCGTCCGCTCCCAACCGTCCCCGTGCGGTTCTTCGGAAGACGTACCGATGAGACGCGCGCCGGCCTGGCTGGCGTCAGGAGGCTTGGTGGCCATCGCATACCTCACGGCGGTGTCGTGGGCATCGCCGTGGTCGCTCCCGCCCCAACTCCTCTACGACGGCTACACCCCTCCGCCCCCGTACCGATGGGTGCACCCGCCCGCCGCGCTCGCCCGCAACAACCAGCCTCCTCAGCCGGGGACGGGCGTGGTCGTGCTCACAGCGTCCGGCTCGGCGCCCGCGGCGATCGCCACCGGAGACGAACAGGCCGTTCTCGTCGTGCCTCGGAGCGCGATCGCGCCGCGCCAGGGCGAGCCCTCCGTGGAAATCCGCATCGACCCGCTCGATCCGGCCACCGTGGCGCCGGCTCCGAACGGGCTGCGGTATGACGGGAACGCTTACCGCATCGCCGCAACCTACACGGTCTCGCATCAGGCCGCGCCGCTCCTCGCACCGGTCAACATCGTGCTGCGCTACGCCACGAGCGCGACCGCGATCTTGCGGTCCTCCGGCACGTCGTGGCTCCCCCTGTCCCCGTCGACGCTGCCCATCACGTTCCAGATCTACGGTCCCACAAATGACCTGGGCACGTTTGTGGCGGCGGCACCGCCTCCGCACGGGCCGCCGCTCGCGGTCTGGGCGTACCGAGTCGTCACGATCCTGCTGTGGCTCGTGGCAGCGGCGATCGCGGCCATGCTCGTGCGTGACTATGCGCAACGTCGGCGCCGGCGGCGGGCGTGAACCGGCCGTACGCGCTCCAGCACCCCGCCGAACGTCCGCTGGACGATTGTCCGAATATTCAATCGATGGTGCCGCCCTGTACGCTCAATCCTTGCCTGCCGCGCCGCAAGACGGTAGACTCGTCGCGTGGGGTCGGGCTACCCCGGCCCCAGGGTCAACCAAAACGTCGGGGGAGATTGGCGTGGGCGATGCGGTCATCCTCTGCTATCATCGCGTAGGTGAACAGCCGCCTGCCGACCCGTTCGGTCTCCTGACGCGGTACGGGCTCTACGTCGAGGTCGGGCGCTTTCAACGGCAAATGGAGCACCTGGCACGCCGCTACCGCGTCGTGCCGATCGACGAGCTGGTCGCGTCGCTTGGGCACGCCGACCGCGGCCCCTCCCTGGCGGCCGTGACGTTCGACGACGGGTACGCGGACAACTACCTGCAGGCGTTCCCCGTGCTCCAGCGCGTCGGCATCCCCGCGACTGTGTTCCTGGCGACCGGCACCGTCGGACGGGACGCCGCGTTTTGGTGGGATCGCTTAGTGTGGCATCTTTCGCGCCACGCTGGCGGTCGTTTGTCGCTCCCGCCGTCGCTTGGCGGTCCCGACACCGCTCTCGACTCGGCGGAGCAAGTGCTCCGCGTGTTCGACGCCCTCCACAGGCGCCTGCAAACGCTCGAAGGACCGGTGCGGGATTCGCTCCTGGACGCGATGGCGGGCGAGGTGGTCCCCGGGTCGTCGCGCCCGGTGACCTGGGACGAGGTACGCCGGATGTCCACGGCTGGAATCACCTTCGGGGCACACTCCGTCTCGCACCCATCGCTCGTCGCGCTCTCCGACGCCGCGCTTCGGAGCGAGATCGAACGCTCCCGGGATGAGATCGTGGCCCGACTGGGGACCGTGTCGACCACGTTCTCGTATCCGTTTGGGGACGTGGACGACCGTGCCGCGAACGCGGTCGAGGCGGCGGGCTTCCGCGCCGCGGTGACCGTTCGCCAGGCCTTCTGCAACGCAACGTCGTCCCGCTATCTGCTACCGCGCCTCGGCATCGGCAACCTGGATTCGTCCGAGTTTCTCGGCGCGCTGCGACGAGGTCGGCGGGCGGCCCACGCGTCTCCGCACGCCGCCCGCACGAGCGCGCTGCTGACGCGTCTCGTGCCGTCCCCGATCCGAGCGGCGAGGCGATATCTCCGGCGGATCTGGCGGAATCGCGCCCACGCCTGATGGCGAGAGCGTCCGGTGTCCATCGATGAAGTGAAGGGGGGAGCGGCCGCTCCCCCCTTCCAACTGCCCGCGGGAGTCGACCCCGCGTTTCCCGATTGAGAATCGGGCGTCCTACCGTCAGACGATAGCAGACCGGGTCGTCAGCACTTCGAATATCCGCACGACCGGCAATGGCTGCAGCCGTTCTCGAACACCAGCGAGCTGCCGCAGTCGGGGCAGACCCCGGCGAAGGTCAGGAGCGGCTGCTGGACCTCGGGGGGAAGCGCCGGATCTCCCTGCAGCGCCACCTCGGCTTGGGGTGGATCCGCCGCCCCCGCGGTCGCATGACCGTTTCCCCCGTTTGCGTGGCCGTTCCCGATCCTGGGCTCGGGGAGCCGGTCCGCCATCGGGAACGCCTGGTCCGGCCGGAACCCGGAACCGTACAGCGCGCGTCCGATCGCCAGCGCGACTCCCTGCGCGATCGTGGTCACGCGCACGATCGTGCCGTCGCCCGACCGGTCGATCGCGACCTCGCGGGACTGCACGCGCCAGAGCTGCTCGATCACGTCGCGCGCATCCGCACCGGTCCGCAGCGCGAGCGACGCAAGCCGTCCGATCGCATCGGCCTCCACGTCGAGGGATTGCACGAACACCTCGCAGAGTCCCTTGGTATCTTCGTTGATCGTCACATAAATGCGGCCGCGCGGCGTCTCGATCCGTTCGGTCCGCCCGGTAGTCACCTTGGGCCGGGGGCGCTTGTGATGGACCACCTCTGTCGCCGGGGCGGCAACCGGGACCGGCGCCGCCTCCGCCTTGGTGCCTTCCCCGCCGGCGGCCTTCACCGAGCGCGCGGTGCTCGCGGTCAGGATGTTCTCACGGGAACTGTCGCGGTACACAGTGATCCCTTTGCACCCCATCTTCCAGGCCTTGAAGTAGATCTCCGCGACCCGCTCCTCGGACGTGTCCGCGGGGCAGTTGACGGTGGACGAGATCGAGTGATCGATGTGTTTCTGGATCGCCGCCTGCATCTGGACCCGCATCTCGGGCTTGATCTCGTGGGCGGTGACGAAGAACGGCGGCAGCCCGTCCTCGTCGGTCAAGCCGAATCGCTCCATATAGCTCCGGACGAGCGGATGGTACACGGTGAACGTGCTCTGCGCGAGCGACTCGCTCCGGCGCGTGTACGACAGGTCGAAGATCGGCTCGATGCCGCTCGTCGTGCCGGCGAGCGACGCACCGCTGCCGACCGGGGGCACGGTCAGGAGCGCCACGTTCCGCAGACCGTGCTCGCGGATCCGGGCGAGCACCTTCGGATCGAGCGTTTCGAGGAACGCCCCCTTGAGATGCTGCTCCCGGTCGTACCCGGGGAACGGTCCCTTCTCAATCGCGAGGTTCACGCTCTCGTCGTACACGACGTTCTTGATGCGTTCGAACAGCCGGTCCACCTCGGCGACGGCCTCGTCCGTGTCGTACTTCAGCCGGAGCTTGCAGAGTAAATCCCCCAGGCCGGTGAATCCGACCCCGATGCGCCGCGAGTAGAGACTAGCCTCGCGCTGAGCCGGGAGCGGATGCTTGTCGGCGTTGTAGTCCAATACGTTGTCCAGGAAACGCGTGGCCAGCCGGAGAGCCTGCTCCAAGTGGGGCCAGTCCACCTGCGCCTGGGGGGAAAACTCATCCGTCACAAACTCTGCCAGGTTGACGTTGCCGAGGCAGCAGCACCCATACGGTTCGAGCGGGATCTCACTGTTGGACACGACCAAACCATTGGCGATGAACGACTTGGTATCCAACACTGTGAGATCATACACGGGTTCGTCAACGCCTTCATCGATCACGGCGGTGACTTCGGTTGTCGAGGTTACGCTCCGGAGCGCGTGGACACGCGATGCGCACAGCGCCTGGATCATGGTTTGCTTGCGCGGCAGGCTGCTCCCAATGTGAGTGGCAAATTTCTCAATGGACGGATATCGGCCAATTGCCAACTGATAGCTGTCATGCACGCTGTGGTAGATGCGGCGCTCGCCGCCGTTCGTGATGTAGTTCAGTCCGGAACGCGACGCATTCTTGTCCTCCGCTCTGTGCGTCGCGACCGTGGAAAAAATGCCGAACTGCAACAGCAGGATCTGCACTTGTTGAATCAACTGCCGAGATGTTGAAGACAACGAGATCATCGGACGTGCGCCGGGCTGCGACACTGTGCCGTCCGCATCAAACAAACCCCGGAGGAACGCGGCCGTTGCGTCCTTGGGCGCGGTAAGAATCGACTCGGGGACCAGCCTGTCGGGCGCCACCGCCGGCCGCAGGCCCAACGCGCCGAGCATTCTCAAGAACGCACCCGAATGGATGGACATCCACGCGCGATTCGTTCCATCTATCGTATGCAAGGGATCCGGCCGGGACTCCGCCGACAGCGTACCCGCTGCGACGCCACCGCCGACGGCGGTCGGCACCTTCCTCTGCACGCAGCGGCCCGTCACTCGATCCACAACGGGCTTGACGTATGGCGCATCGTCCACGTGCATGTGGATGTCCAGGCGCTTCCCATGTCCACGGTTCGCATGGTTCGTGTAGGAACCGTCACCAACCGCGTACCCGAGCAGATACGCGAGGTCATCGTCCCATGCGTCTGGGATGTCAATGAGCGAGCAATGCGCGTCGCGCCGGCGCGGCTGCATCCAGCCCCTGTCGACATGCAGATATGGAGTTCGATCGCGGAACATCGTCTCGACAAGAGCTGGAGCGTTGGGATCGACGATCGCGAGCACGTCACCGGCCTGAAGTTCGTCGATACGCTTCCATCCATTTGACCCGTGCAGCGGATCAACGCGGTCGTCGTTGAGCACCTTCACTTTGTGATCCCCGGTGCCACGCACCGTAAGGCCGCTCGCCGTTTCGACCCTATAGATGCGTTTCACGCCGGTGAACGCAAGCGCGTCAGCGTGAACCGCCGACACACCACGCTCGTCGCCCGCGCGGCGGTCGATCAACACCTCAGGGTTTCGCCGGTCCTGGACGGCGCTCGTGACAAGTTGGTCCAGGCGATGAATCCCGCTCGGTGTCATCACATAGGTGGACCCTACCAGAGAACACGGGTTGGTCGTCGTCACGTTCATCTCGTTATACTCGGACGTGCTCCACCGCCGGATCGAGTCCCAGAAGATCACGCCGGGTTCGGCGTGGTTGCGCGCCCCGTAAATCAGTTCGCGCCACACCTCGCGCGCCTTGACCGTTTGACGCACATTCACCCGATTGTTGTCGAACGCGAGCGTCCAGTCGGCGTCGGCCTCGACGGCGCGCATGAACGCGTCGCTGATGCGCACGCTGATGTTGGCGTACCGCACCTTGTTCATATTGCGCTTGATCTTCGTGAACTCCAGGACGTCGGGATGGTTGTCGGCGATTGTGATCATGAGCGCGCCGCGCCGGCCGCTCTGGCCGATCGTCCCGGTCGTGAGCGACATCAGCTCCATGAACGAGGTGGAACCGGTGCTCGTCCGTGCCGCGTTGTTCACGGGCGCGCCCGCGGGACGGAGAATGCTGATGTCCGCGCCCACGCCCCCGCCGAGCGAGTAGGTCCGCGCCGCCTCTTTCGTCCACTCGAAGATGGCCTCGATGGAGTCCTCTTTGATTGGAATCACGTAGCAATTGTGGCAGCAGGCGAACTCCGTCACGAAGGAATGGTCCTCGTCCACCGTGAGATCGTACACGGTCTGGCGAGCGGGCTCCGTCCACCCACACGCCTTGACCTTGACGAACAACTCGCCGTCCACGACTTTGTAGAAGTGGTTGCCGTCGGACTCCTCGAAGACGGACTCGTATGAGTAGTCCCCCTCGATCCACGCATGCAGCGCCTCGACGTACCGCTGCGTGCTGACCTGAATCCACATGCCGCGATGCCGTGTGTACTTAAGGATGGCCTCCCAGCGAATCGACGGCACAATGCCGAGGCGCACGAGGATGAGGAACACCTGCCGGACCAGATCCGGGTTGGCGAGGAAAATCTTGACCTGTTCCTCGCGGACGACGCCGTCGCCGGCCAGGAGCGCCGCGATGAACGCCTTTTGCACGGTGGTCGGAACCGTCAGAAACCATCCGGGCAGCCGCTTGTCGTGGGCGTGCGTGGCGCCTCCGCAGAACGCCCGCACGAACTCGACGAGGAGCCTGCTGTGGACGTACACGCGCATCCAGTGCCCGGGTTGATCCTCGCGCCGCTGGATCGCCGCCTCCACTCCGAACAGCTGCTGCGTGAGGTTGTAGATCGCCTCGGCCTGCGCCTCTTCGTCCTTGCTGAAGGTGAAGTAGACGCTGTTGTCCGTTACGCCGCCTTCGGCCATGAAGAACCCGAGCCACAACCCGAGGCGCTCATCCAGCGGAATGGTGCGGCGCACCCGCTTGCTCTCGGCGACACCGCGCGCTCCTTGACCGCCGACGTACGCGGTCGCCGTGTACATCTGCCCCGCTTCGTCTTCGATCGCCGCCGCGCTCACAAAGTTGGTTAGATCGAGATCCCAGGACGGCAACGTCTCGCCGATCCGCCCCACCTTGATGTAGTGATCGGAGGTCAGGTCCTGGGCGGCCACCCAGTCCACGCGCGTGCCGTCGAACGCGAGGAACGGGTGGTTCCCCGTCGCGCGGATCGGTTGGTCGCCAAGGTACCAGAGCTTGAGCGCGCGCAGTGGATCCTCAACGTCGCGGTGCATCGTGTGGGTGACGAGGCGGTACCGGTTCTTGTGCGTGAGCACCTCGTCGCCCGGCCTGATCTCCTCGATCGGCTTGAGACCGCCGCGCGCAAGCACGCGGGTGCCGGCCGGGAAGCAGTTCAACGCCGTGACCCGCTTCGGGTTTCCGATCGCGTGCATGATCCGGCCGCCGGGGATGAACCGGAAGCCGTCCATCAGCCAGTAGAACTCTTGCGCGTACCGTTCACGCCCCGCTTCGGTGGGTTCGACTGACGCCAACCCGCGGGCGATCCGCTGCCACATCGCAACGGGCGTGCGCTCGAGCACCCGCCCGTCCGGATCGCGGAGCGCGTACTTGTCGTGAAACACGCGCGCGCGCAGCGCATCGCCCTTGAAGAACTCCAGCGTCTCCGGCGCAATCGCGTTCCGATCGGGATCAGGTGTGCTCTGGGAAGCGTTCACCTCGTCCGATGTCATTGCCATCTGCGTGCCCCCCTGGGGAGATATGGACTCCTGCGGCGTCTGCGCTGCGTCCATGAGTTAGTTGCGGGTGGTTCGGATCGGAGCGAGCGGAATGAGCAGAACCTGAGAGGCGAGCTCCGCCTCGTGCTGCTTGCGCGCCTTGAGCGCTTGGATCTCTTCCACCAGCCGGTCGACATCCCCCATCCGGCGGTACACCGACACAAAGCGAACGTATGCCACGTCGTCGAGCTCGCGCAGGCGCTCAATGACCCTGTCACCGATCTCGCGGCTCGGAACGGTAGGTGTGTCCAACTCCAGCAGTCCTCGCTCGATCTCGTCGGCGATGCGCTCGAGCGTTTCCTGGGACACAGGCCGGCCTTCGCACGCCCGGAGCATTCCGGTCAGCACCTTGGTCCGGTCGAACGGCTCGCGTCGCCCGTCCCGCTTGAGCACGAACACGATCGCGCGTTCGGCCCGCTCGAATGTGGTGAACCGCTTCCGACAGGCCTCGCACTCACGCCGACGACGGATCCCTTCTCCGTCTTCTATGGAGCGGGAATCCAGGACTCTGGTTTCCTTGGCACCGCAGTAGGGACACCGCACAGGCGTTCGACCCTCATCCTATATCTAGCAGCAGGATGCATACTACCACACTAGATGTTGTGGCCTCAAGAGTGAAATTCCTCCGTTCGAACCGATGGAAGGCACATCGCGGGGACCGACCTCCCTCGAACGAGGCGGAGCGTCGATTCTCTTGTATGGCGGATTACCGGTATTCGGGTGTAGCAGGTTCCCTCGATGCGCCCGTTCGACCCCGGCGATTCACCGCGCCTCCGTTTCCCCGCCGTCGCCGGCCGCACGCGGGGCGATGGGAGAGAATCGACGTCGAACGGCCACATGAGGAGGCA
Proteins encoded in this region:
- a CDS encoding copper resistance protein CopC, coding for MRWIARSALALGGMLLLASSVLAHALLRQSDPAGGAVLQHAPTAVTLAFTEQPEPTLSIVHVLDSTGRRVERSPARAVPGHAAELVIPLGPLPQGVYTVTWRTVSAVDGHVTGGAFAFGVGQSPSQAPSGGPTTPPPSVGYVASRWGLYLGLGALLGAAWVWTVAFRVPPARPWFLWGAWGLCAAGVIGLGWSQASDAGVGIGQLLTTDLGRALWWRAAPIAVAGVAVAAAGRTRAPGRPVLWIAGGAAAAAMLAHVLAGHAAADAAPPWWWPNVAAQWLHFAAVGGWICGLAALLVALPGVSDEEAGRAARRFSAGASIALAVVVATGVSRAVYEVHSWQGFLSTPYGEVVDLKAALLLGLAALGAVNHYRHVPAVARTRRGLLRIGTSEVALGVIVLAVTAYLTGLAPARSGLEGAVPPTPLVADGHDFATSVRLRLETIPGTAGVNHFTARVTDYDTGRPTHASKVTLTFTKPDRPDIGPSTLDLGLRADGTYQADGTNLSLEGPWTITALVAQGLRSVEVPLSVTVRSQPETVRTIAAPGQPTLYDIDLSGGVTLGTYLDPGKPGFNEVHATFTDASGAELPIPHLATITASRPGQAPHTLPVRRFSAGHFIADATLAGGTWELEFTATPAAGGTLQAHLEVKVGP
- a CDS encoding polysaccharide deacetylase family protein yields the protein MGDAVILCYHRVGEQPPADPFGLLTRYGLYVEVGRFQRQMEHLARRYRVVPIDELVASLGHADRGPSLAAVTFDDGYADNYLQAFPVLQRVGIPATVFLATGTVGRDAAFWWDRLVWHLSRHAGGRLSLPPSLGGPDTALDSAEQVLRVFDALHRRLQTLEGPVRDSLLDAMAGEVVPGSSRPVTWDEVRRMSTAGITFGAHSVSHPSLVALSDAALRSEIERSRDEIVARLGTVSTTFSYPFGDVDDRAANAVEAAGFRAAVTVRQAFCNATSSRYLLPRLGIGNLDSSEFLGALRRGRRAAHASPHAARTSALLTRLVPSPIRAARRYLRRIWRNRAHA
- a CDS encoding LAGLIDADG family homing endonuclease, which encodes MAMTSDEVNASQSTPDPDRNAIAPETLEFFKGDALRARVFHDKYALRDPDGRVLERTPVAMWQRIARGLASVEPTEAGRERYAQEFYWLMDGFRFIPGGRIMHAIGNPKRVTALNCFPAGTRVLARGGLKPIEEIRPGDEVLTHKNRYRLVTHTMHRDVEDPLRALKLWYLGDQPIRATGNHPFLAFDGTRVDWVAAQDLTSDHYIKVGRIGETLPSWDLDLTNFVSAAAIEDEAGQMYTATAYVGGQGARGVAESKRVRRTIPLDERLGLWLGFFMAEGGVTDNSVYFTFSKDEEAQAEAIYNLTQQLFGVEAAIQRREDQPGHWMRVYVHSRLLVEFVRAFCGGATHAHDKRLPGWFLTVPTTVQKAFIAALLAGDGVVREEQVKIFLANPDLVRQVFLILVRLGIVPSIRWEAILKYTRHRGMWIQVSTQRYVEALHAWIEGDYSYESVFEESDGNHFYKVVDGELFVKVKACGWTEPARQTVYDLTVDEDHSFVTEFACCHNCYVIPIKEDSIEAIFEWTKEAARTYSLGGGVGADISILRPAGAPVNNAARTSTGSTSFMELMSLTTGTIGQSGRRGALMITIADNHPDVLEFTKIKRNMNKVRYANISVRISDAFMRAVEADADWTLAFDNNRVNVRQTVKAREVWRELIYGARNHAEPGVIFWDSIRRWSTSEYNEMNVTTTNPCSLVGSTYVMTPSGIHRLDQLVTSAVQDRRNPEVLIDRRAGDERGVSAVHADALAFTGVKRIYRVETASGLTVRGTGDHKVKVLNDDRVDPLHGSNGWKRIDELQAGDVLAIVDPNAPALVETMFRDRTPYLHVDRGWMQPRRRDAHCSLIDIPDAWDDDLAYLLGYAVGDGSYTNHANRGHGKRLDIHMHVDDAPYVKPVVDRVTGRCVQRKVPTAVGGGVAAGTLSAESRPDPLHTIDGTNRAWMSIHSGAFLRMLGALGLRPAVAPDRLVPESILTAPKDATAAFLRGLFDADGTVSQPGARPMISLSSTSRQLIQQVQILLLQFGIFSTVATHRAEDKNASRSGLNYITNGGERRIYHSVHDSYQLAIGRYPSIEKFATHIGSSLPRKQTMIQALCASRVHALRSVTSTTEVTAVIDEGVDEPVYDLTVLDTKSFIANGLVVSNSEIPLEPYGCCCLGNVNLAEFVTDEFSPQAQVDWPHLEQALRLATRFLDNVLDYNADKHPLPAQREASLYSRRIGVGFTGLGDLLCKLRLKYDTDEAVAEVDRLFERIKNVVYDESVNLAIEKGPFPGYDREQHLKGAFLETLDPKVLARIREHGLRNVALLTVPPVGSGASLAGTTSGIEPIFDLSYTRRSESLAQSTFTVYHPLVRSYMERFGLTDEDGLPPFFVTAHEIKPEMRVQMQAAIQKHIDHSISSTVNCPADTSEERVAEIYFKAWKMGCKGITVYRDSSRENILTASTARSVKAAGGEGTKAEAAPVPVAAPATEVVHHKRPRPKVTTGRTERIETPRGRIYVTINEDTKGLCEVFVQSLDVEADAIGRLASLALRTGADARDVIEQLWRVQSREVAIDRSGDGTIVRVTTIAQGVALAIGRALYGSGFRPDQAFPMADRLPEPRIGNGHANGGNGHATAGAADPPQAEVALQGDPALPPEVQQPLLTFAGVCPDCGSSLVFENGCSHCRSCGYSKC
- the nrdR gene encoding transcriptional regulator NrdR, whose amino-acid sequence is MRCPYCGAKETRVLDSRSIEDGEGIRRRRECEACRKRFTTFERAERAIVFVLKRDGRREPFDRTKVLTGMLRACEGRPVSQETLERIADEIERGLLELDTPTVPSREIGDRVIERLRELDDVAYVRFVSVYRRMGDVDRLVEEIQALKARKQHEAELASQVLLIPLAPIRTTRN